One region of Pseudomonadota bacterium genomic DNA includes:
- a CDS encoding Hsp70 family protein, giving the protein MGRKVGIDLGTTNTVVAIADGASPRVLRNKEGEELTLSVVGVPRRGNANDLLVGTPAYRNWKTMPRDTALSVKRLMGRGYEDDAVQTLKEKVLYEIIEPEDGTGQSLRVVLADQEYSPVEISARILAKVKADAEFQLDGDPVTHAVITVPAYFSEVQRKATRDAAKEAGLEVIQILDEPTAAAIAFGLERGVEDPRIVLVYDFGGGTFDISVLTWANSNFAPMNLEGDMWLGGDDLDEVIVDKIVANVQDEYDIDLRDGDHDKVLVEVKQEARRLKEALSAAESGDILITTPDFDIDFSITREEFELAIIDLVATYRACGCGQNNDVDSATCHACGASISQLPEQDGKAIALIRRALQNAHLTIDDVDYVLLAGNSTLVPLVRRSVDKLFGRKIKSVSHPKLVVAQGAAVVAAQVGDRLVCASWLPDKQRECGVMNERGATICAACGAVLGADGSAAGGAPIITVGSGTTNTPRRTPGESGRPSTRSNPTSCWRFCPSSERSPMRWSHKGKPSFGFPRGGRRVFPLTCRSGLMWMVRSRLRPVPRRASPCRCCTTRVRSSATQPTPW; this is encoded by the coding sequence ATGGGCCGCAAAGTGGGCATCGATCTCGGAACCACCAATACCGTCGTGGCCATCGCCGATGGAGCGAGTCCGCGCGTGCTTCGCAACAAGGAAGGTGAGGAACTGACCCTCTCGGTCGTGGGGGTTCCGCGGCGAGGCAACGCAAACGATCTTCTGGTGGGCACCCCCGCCTACCGAAACTGGAAGACCATGCCCCGTGACACGGCGCTATCAGTGAAGCGCCTGATGGGGCGAGGATACGAAGACGATGCGGTGCAGACCCTGAAAGAGAAGGTGCTCTACGAGATCATCGAGCCGGAAGATGGTACGGGGCAGAGCCTGCGCGTCGTGCTGGCCGATCAAGAGTACTCCCCGGTCGAGATCTCGGCACGTATTCTCGCAAAGGTGAAAGCCGACGCCGAGTTTCAGCTTGACGGTGACCCCGTCACCCACGCGGTGATCACAGTGCCCGCCTACTTCAGCGAGGTGCAGCGCAAGGCCACCCGAGACGCGGCGAAGGAAGCGGGGCTCGAGGTCATCCAGATCCTTGACGAGCCTACGGCGGCGGCCATCGCCTTTGGTCTCGAGCGCGGTGTCGAAGATCCGCGCATCGTGCTCGTGTACGACTTCGGTGGCGGAACCTTCGACATCTCGGTGCTCACCTGGGCCAACAGCAATTTCGCCCCCATGAACCTCGAGGGCGACATGTGGCTGGGTGGTGACGACCTCGATGAGGTCATCGTCGACAAGATCGTTGCGAACGTACAAGATGAGTATGACATCGATCTTCGAGACGGCGACCACGACAAGGTTCTCGTCGAGGTCAAGCAGGAGGCGCGCAGGCTTAAAGAGGCACTGAGTGCCGCAGAGAGCGGCGATATTCTCATCACGACGCCGGACTTCGACATCGATTTCAGCATCACGCGCGAAGAGTTCGAGCTCGCCATCATCGACCTGGTGGCCACCTATCGCGCCTGTGGATGCGGGCAGAACAACGACGTCGATTCTGCCACCTGTCACGCTTGCGGGGCCTCCATCAGCCAGCTGCCCGAACAAGACGGGAAGGCCATTGCGCTGATCCGGCGCGCGCTGCAGAACGCGCATCTGACGATAGATGACGTCGACTACGTGCTTCTCGCAGGCAACTCGACCCTGGTGCCGTTGGTGCGAAGGTCCGTCGACAAGCTGTTCGGTCGCAAGATCAAGTCGGTGTCGCATCCCAAGCTGGTGGTGGCTCAGGGTGCGGCGGTGGTCGCGGCCCAGGTGGGCGATCGCCTCGTCTGCGCGTCATGGCTGCCCGACAAGCAGCGAGAGTGTGGGGTGATGAATGAACGCGGCGCCACCATATGCGCCGCTTGCGGTGCGGTTCTGGGCGCCGATGGTTCAGCTGCTGGCGGGGCGCCCATCATCACCGTGGGCAGTGGAACGACGAATACCCCACGCCGGACGCCAGGCGAAAGTGGAAGACCTTCCACACGCAGCAACCCGACCAGCTGCTGGCGTTTCTGCCCGTCTTCGGAAAGAAGCCCGATGAGATGGAGTCACAAGGGAAAGCCTTCGTTCGGCTTCCCAAGGGGCGGCCGGCGGGTTTTCCCATTGACGTGTCGATCTGGCTTGATGTGGATGGTACGTTCCAGGCTGAGGCCCGTACCTCGACGGGCCAGCCCCTGCAGGTGCTGCACGACAAGGGTGAGGTCATCAGCCACGCAGCCGACGCCTTGGTAG
- a CDS encoding helicase SNF2, which translates to EGLNLQRLGTLINLDLPWNPTRLEQRKGRIQRIGQVRDVVQIYNMRYRGSVEDRVHQLLSTRLQGIYHLFGQLPDVLEDVWVEVALGEMAQAEKRLDETPKEHPFDLKYRHVKKTPWETCAQVLSASAMEEELRRGWRG; encoded by the coding sequence GCGAGGGGCTAAACCTGCAACGCCTGGGCACCCTGATCAACCTCGACCTCCCCTGGAACCCCACCCGCCTCGAGCAGCGCAAGGGACGCATCCAGCGCATCGGCCAGGTTCGTGACGTGGTGCAGATCTACAACATGCGCTACCGCGGCTCGGTCGAAGACCGCGTCCACCAGCTGCTGTCGACCCGCCTGCAGGGCATCTATCACCTCTTCGGCCAGCTGCCCGACGTGCTCGAGGACGTGTGGGTCGAGGTCGCCCTCGGCGAGATGGCGCAGGCCGAGAAGCGCCTCGACGAGACGCCCAAGGAGCACCCCTTCGACCTGAAGTACCGCCATGTGAAGAAGACCCCGTGGGAGACGTGCGCGCAGGTTCTGTCGGCCTCGGCGATGGAGGAAGAATTGCGGCGGGGGTGGCGGGGGTGA
- the grpE gene encoding nucleotide exchange factor GrpE has protein sequence MAGVSAEVRDDGSTLAHSPWGEMVSDDRLPALLRDVSGLLTTIGALRSEMREQGEKAEKQRRHDLLDLIAVVDGFEDVVESLESVKAKMAADEQRPFQRLRIVGKQLTRWLNQRGVQAFDAVGEFDPHLHLAVDVELDASRPAGAIARQLKRGYRVNGLLLRAAHVVVITDDPTVVNVGTFEERG, from the coding sequence GTGGCGGGGGTGAGCGCAGAGGTGCGTGACGATGGGTCGACGTTGGCGCACAGCCCTTGGGGCGAGATGGTGTCCGACGATCGTCTGCCTGCGCTGTTGCGCGACGTGAGTGGGCTGCTCACGACCATCGGCGCCCTGCGCTCGGAGATGCGCGAGCAGGGCGAGAAGGCCGAGAAGCAGCGCCGTCACGATCTACTCGATCTGATTGCGGTGGTCGATGGGTTTGAAGACGTTGTCGAGAGTCTCGAAAGCGTGAAGGCAAAGATGGCGGCAGACGAGCAACGCCCCTTTCAGCGGTTGCGCATTGTGGGGAAGCAGCTCACGCGGTGGCTCAACCAGCGAGGGGTGCAGGCGTTTGATGCGGTCGGCGAGTTCGACCCGCACCTTCACCTGGCCGTAGATGTCGAGCTCGATGCCTCGCGCCCCGCAGGCGCCATTGCCCGACAGCTCAAGCGGGGCTACCGCGTCAACGGTCTTCTGCTGCGTGCCGCGCACGTTGTCGTGATCACCGACGATCCGACCGTCGTGAATGTCGGAACCTTCGAGGAGAGAGGCTGA